A stretch of the Rosa rugosa chromosome 5, drRosRugo1.1, whole genome shotgun sequence genome encodes the following:
- the LOC133709479 gene encoding uncharacterized protein LOC133709479, whose translation MASTSSLLLSSSSSSSSSIFNPFSTSSPKAGSVIRQQRRSRIVASSRKEAHDHHQNYSSRLVDENMIVLRKKIHEMKMVERNYEPPAEWMDWEKRYYTSYDSFICQVMGLLQSQLMNTRPSLALAFMALIVLSVPASTFMVFSHLLEITKGALTSGFGI comes from the coding sequence ATGGCATCAACTTCTTCActgctcctctcttcttcttcttcttcttcctcctccattTTCAACCCGTTTTCGACTTCTTCACCGAAAGCGGGAAGCGTAATTCGACAACAACGGAGGTCTAGAATTGTTGCATCGAGTAGAAAAGAAGCGCACGATCACCACCAGAACTACAGCAGCAGGCTCGTGGATGAGAACATGATCGTTTTGAGGAAGAAAATCCACGAGATGAAGATGGTGGAGAGGAACTACGAGCCTCCGGCGGAGTGGATGGACTGGGAGAAGAGGTACTACACCAGCTACGACTCGTTCATATGCCAAGTCATGGGTTTGTTGCAGTCGCAGTTGATGAACACCAGGCCGAGCTTGGCTCTCGCATTCATGGCTTTGATCGTTTTGAGCGTCCCGGCCTCGACGTTCATGGTATTCTCCCATTTGCTGGAGATCACAAAAGGAGCATTGACCAGTGGTTTTGGTATATGA